One genomic region from Branchiostoma lanceolatum isolate klBraLanc5 chromosome 7, klBraLanc5.hap2, whole genome shotgun sequence encodes:
- the LOC136438664 gene encoding fibrillin-1-like has translation MCCRYRQLQSTSLLYKHNINECTSGTDNCSAKAICTNTVGGFTCACISGYNGDGITCTDINECADGTDNCSPKATCANTAGGFTCDCDSGYSGDGVTCTDINECAAGTDNCSPKATCTNTADGFICVCNSGYSGNGVTCTDINECTADTDNCSPKATCSNTAGGFTCACGSGYSGNGVTCTDINECAAGTDNCSPKATCANTAGGFTCACNSGYSGNGVTCTDINECTAGTDNCSPKAICDNTAGGFTCACKSGYSGNGVTCTDINECAAGTDNCSPRASCSNTAGGFTCDCDSGYSGNGVTCTDINECTAGTDNCSPKASCSNTAGSFTCACDSGYNGNGVTCTDIDECTAGTDNCSARASCSNTAGGFDCACNSGYSGDGVTCSDEDECAENIDNCDDNANCTNTPGSFSCTCHSGYFGNGTVCTENAGTTAAAESTAAPATPARMIVTTESKVSLTADSQLARVPGLSNLIFTDVGIDYVSLSWTAPTDLLITGYRVRYKHTGGSHKDLHPPPSANDTTATVRGLWAQTEYTFTVTSFGEDDRKTGEISGTQITAEVEVNVLCSQEQMQLSLPKAALPGVSVDNLHLLDDTCRVTESPTHVTARTSLQECGTIQNTSAHDKLTFINEIIANQVTYENGAVRGTTFRKRFQCEFIRQYEVSQGKDILYNIPSPR, from the exons ATGTGCTGCCGGTACCGACAACTGCAGTCCACAAGCCTCCTGTACAAACACA ATATCAACGAATGTACGTCTGGTACCGACAACTGCAGTGCCAAAGCCATATGTACCAACACAGTCGGTGGCTTCACGTGTGCATGTATCTCAGGCTACAACGGTGACGGCATCACCTGTACTG ATATCAACGAATGTGCTGACGGTACTGACAACTGCAGTCCCAAAGCCACCTGTGCCAATACAGCCGGTGGCTTCACATGTGACTGTGACTCAGGCTACAGCGGTGACGGCGTCACCTGTACTG ATATCAACGAATGTGCTGCCGGTACCGACAACTGCAGTCCCAAAGCCACCTGTACCAACACTGCCGATGGCTTCATATGTGTCTGTAACTCAGGCTACAGCGGCAACGGTGTCACCTGTACTG ATATCAACGAATGTACGGCTGATACCGACAACTGCAGCCCCAAAGCGACTTGTTCCAACACGGCTGGTGGCTTCACTTGCGCCTGTGGCTCAGGCTACAGCGGCAACGGCGTCACCTGTACTG ACATCAACGAATGTGCTGCCGGTACCGACAACTGCAGTCCCAAAGCCACCTGTGCCAATACAGCTGGTGGCTTCACATGTGCCTGCAACTCAGGCTACAGCGGCAACGGCGTCACCTGTACTG ATATCAACGAATGTACGGCTGGTACCGACAACTGCAGTCCCAAGGCCATATGTGACAACACAGCTGGTGGCTTCACATGTGCATGTAAATCAGGCTACAGCGGCAACGGCGTCACCTGTACTG ATATCAACGAATGTGCTGCCGGTACCGACAACTGCAGTCCCCGAGCCTCCTGTTCCAACACAGCTGGTGGCTTCACGTGTGACTGTGACTCAGGCTACAGCGGCAACGGTGTCACCTGTACTG ATATCAACGAATGTACGGCTGGTACCGACAACTGCAGTCCCAAAGCCTCCTGTTCCAATACAGCTGGTAGCTTCACATGTGCCTGTGATTCAGGCTACAACGGCAACGGTGTCACCTGTACTG ATATCGATGAATGTACGGCTGGCACCGACAACTGTAGCGCCCGAGCCTCCTGTTCCAACACAGCTGGTGGTTTTGATTGTGCCTGTAACTCAGGCTACAGTGGCGACGGTGTCACCTGTTCTG ATGAAGATGAGTGTGCGGAAAACATCGACAACTGTGATGACAATGCTAACTGTACGAACACCCCCGGTTCCTTCAGTTGCACGTGTCATTCTGGTTactttggaaatgggacagtCTGCACAG AAAACGCAGGGACAACCGCAGCGGCCGAAAGCACAGCAGCTCCAGCGACACCAGCTAGAATGATTGTAACTACTGAGTCAA AAGTGAGCCTGACCGCAGACTCTCAGCTGGCACGTGTTCCAGGCCTGTCTAACTTGATCTTCACCGACGTTGGGATAGATTACGTCTCGCTGTCATGGACGGCACCGACTGACCTCTTGATAACGGGATACCGGGTCCGGTATAAGCACACAGGCGGCTCGCACAAAGACCTGCACCCCCCGCCCTCAGCCAACGACACCACGGCCACCGTACGGGGACTCTGGGCACAGACAGAATACACATTCACTGTCACTTCTTTTGGCGAGGACGATAGGAAGACCGGGGAAATCAGCGGGACACAGATAACAG CTGAAGTGGAGGTGAACGTCCTGTGTAGCCAGGAGCAGATGCAGTTGTCCCTCCCCAAAGCAGCCCTGCCAGGTGTGTCTGTGGACAATCTGCACCTGCTGGACGACACCTGCCGAGTTACAGAAAGTCCGACACATGTGACGGCACGAACTAGTCTTCAAGAGTGTGGGACCATTCAAAAT ACTTCGGCACATGATAAACTCACCTTCATAAACGAGATCATCGCCAACCAAGTGACGTATGAAAATGGCGCTGTCAGAGGCACGACTTTCAGGAAACGGTTCCAGTGTGAGTTTATCCGCCAGTACGAAGTCTCACAGGGAAAAGACATTCTGTACAATATCCCCTCCCCTCGGTAA
- the LOC136438021 gene encoding ZP domain-containing protein-like — protein sequence MVVCLKDDLNSRCRQGCISARRRRDVGGDGRVRRDSSNDLQESVTQGPFRILRDQDADSNIPVVGVAVGAVVGLAGLLLLVVAVVLVRRKRAKAQAKDFVGVENYAFQVFGKDNCKTKI from the exons ATGGTGGTCTGCCTGAAGGATGACCTGAACTCCAGGTGCAGGCAGGGCTGCATCTCCGCCAGGCGTCGCAGAGACGTGGGAGGAGACGGCCGGGTCCGACGCGACAGTAGCAATGACCTCCAGGAGTCTGTCACTCAAGGGCCATTCAGGATCCTCAGGGACCAAGACGCAG ATTCCAACATCCCCGTTGTTGGCGTGGCAGTCGGCGCGGTCGTGGGGCTGGCCGGTCTCCTGCTGCTCGTGGTCGCCGTGGTCCTGGTGAGGAGGAAGCGTGCCAAGGCGCAGGCTAAGGACTTTGTCG gtgtGGAAAACTACGCCTTTCAGGTCTTCGGAAAAGACAATTGCAAGACCAAAATCTAA